The proteins below come from a single Kitasatospora sp. NBC_00315 genomic window:
- a CDS encoding FAD-dependent monooxygenase, with protein MADADTETDVLVVGGGPVGLTAAGELRRRGVRCRVVDRLAAPMPYAKAVGVQPRTLEIWDAMGLARRVLDEAVPMRGQLMFVDGRQTARITMDLPPDIPYGFAALPQYTTERLLADYLARYGTAVERGTELLSFEQDPAGVDAVLATAAGRRTVRARYLLGCDGAHSTVRRGAGLGFEGGAFTEQYMLGDVEVDWDMPAGFGIRSVHLDAEGRIDDVLVCIPLPGHGRYRMSMLVPPEFTAPTGGPESEHGLQDGGGPRLPDIQAVLDRLAPQATTASALRWSSVFRISHRLADRYRAGRVFVAGDAAHIHPPTGAQGMNTGIQDAYNLAWKLALVLRGHAGEALLDSYHAERHPVGQEVVGRTVRHARDGFEAEPADPTTMMLREAQLLVGYRDGPLTGPAPGGPGPAPGDRAPDCGGLHRDIAAYPLRLFDLLRSPAHTLLLYAGHDTRPEELRDRAAAARGAADGLLDAYAVLAPGAHPGGLGVPVVRDSEDAFRDAYAARAGEAIVIRPDGYLSGRFTAADPDEPAAHLRRIFTAPGGAVRP; from the coding sequence ATGGCCGATGCCGATACCGAGACCGATGTGCTGGTGGTGGGCGGGGGCCCGGTGGGCCTGACCGCCGCGGGTGAGCTGCGCCGCCGGGGTGTGCGGTGCCGCGTCGTCGACAGGCTGGCCGCCCCGATGCCGTACGCCAAGGCCGTGGGCGTCCAGCCCCGCACCCTGGAGATCTGGGACGCGATGGGGCTGGCCCGCCGGGTGCTCGACGAGGCCGTGCCGATGCGGGGCCAGCTGATGTTCGTCGACGGGCGGCAGACCGCCCGGATCACGATGGACTTACCGCCCGACATCCCGTACGGCTTCGCAGCCCTGCCGCAGTACACCACCGAACGGCTGCTGGCCGATTACCTCGCCCGCTACGGGACCGCCGTCGAGCGCGGGACGGAGCTGCTCTCCTTCGAGCAGGATCCGGCCGGTGTGGACGCCGTCCTCGCCACGGCCGCCGGACGGCGCACCGTGCGGGCCCGCTACCTGCTCGGCTGCGACGGCGCCCACAGCACCGTGCGCCGGGGCGCCGGGCTGGGCTTCGAGGGGGGTGCCTTCACCGAGCAGTACATGCTGGGTGACGTGGAGGTGGACTGGGACATGCCGGCCGGGTTCGGCATCCGCTCGGTGCACCTCGACGCCGAGGGCCGGATCGACGACGTGCTGGTCTGCATCCCGCTGCCCGGTCACGGCCGCTACCGGATGAGCATGCTCGTCCCGCCGGAGTTCACCGCGCCGACCGGCGGGCCGGAGAGCGAGCACGGTCTCCAGGACGGCGGCGGTCCGCGACTGCCGGACATCCAGGCGGTGCTCGACCGCCTCGCACCGCAGGCCACCACGGCCTCCGCGCTCCGCTGGTCGTCGGTGTTCCGGATCAGCCACCGACTCGCCGACCGCTACCGCGCAGGCCGGGTCTTCGTCGCCGGCGACGCCGCCCACATCCACCCGCCCACCGGCGCCCAGGGCATGAACACCGGGATCCAGGACGCCTACAACCTGGCGTGGAAGCTCGCGCTGGTCCTGCGCGGGCACGCCGGTGAGGCCCTGCTCGACAGCTACCACGCCGAGCGCCACCCCGTGGGCCAGGAGGTGGTCGGGCGGACGGTCCGGCACGCCCGGGACGGGTTCGAGGCCGAGCCGGCCGACCCCACCACCATGATGCTGCGCGAGGCTCAGCTCCTGGTCGGCTACCGGGACGGCCCGCTGACCGGCCCGGCTCCGGGTGGTCCCGGTCCTGCACCCGGTGACCGCGCACCGGACTGCGGCGGCCTGCACCGGGACATCGCCGCCTACCCACTACGCCTGTTCGACCTGCTCAGGAGCCCCGCGCACACCCTGCTGCTGTACGCCGGCCACGACACCCGTCCCGAGGAACTCCGCGATCGCGCGGCGGCGGCCCGCGGCGCCGCGGACGGACTGCTGGACGCGTACGCCGTCCTCGCCCCGGGTGCGCACCCGGGCGGCCTCGGCGTGCCGGTCGTCCGCGACAGCGAGGACGCGTTCCGCGACGCCTACGCCGCCCGGGCCGGGGAGGCGATCGTGATCCGCCCCGACGGATATCTCAGCGGGCGCTTCACGGCCGCCGACCCCGACGAACCGGCCGCCCACCTCCGGCGGATCTTCACCGCGCCCGGTGGAGCCGTCCGGCCCTGA